A single genomic interval of Halobacillus halophilus DSM 2266 harbors:
- a CDS encoding amidase domain-containing protein, with product MQEINQIQKYWEKIMSRLLEQEDEMWLHNKVKNLDSQGIRIERATFRIKPYHRCAYERQSTLRYMLSLSLLLKDHRHFYLEEGIYEGRIWFEGDKIKHHMIQTETTSSEENPCLPEFSDKESRQRAPFTYNRRDAVRYAERWWDSYNPAYRHFDVDCTNYVSQCLRAGGAPVWGAPNRSRGWWYSGSNWSYSWSVAHAFRWYLSGARQGLTATEVSSAHELSPGDVICYDFEGDGRFDHNTIVVKKNKDGMPLVNAHTSNSRHRYWAYEDSTAYTPSIQYKFFRIGD from the coding sequence ATGCAGGAAATCAACCAAATACAAAAGTATTGGGAAAAAATTATGAGTCGGTTATTGGAGCAGGAAGATGAAATGTGGCTTCATAACAAGGTGAAGAATTTGGATAGTCAGGGCATTCGGATCGAGCGTGCAACTTTCAGAATAAAGCCTTACCACAGGTGTGCCTATGAGAGGCAGAGCACCCTGCGTTATATGCTCAGCCTTTCCCTTCTTCTAAAAGATCATCGTCACTTTTATTTAGAAGAAGGGATTTATGAGGGGAGGATATGGTTTGAAGGGGATAAGATCAAGCACCATATGATACAAACCGAAACGACCTCTTCTGAGGAAAATCCTTGTTTACCTGAGTTCAGCGATAAAGAATCGAGACAGCGCGCCCCTTTTACATATAACCGCAGGGATGCGGTTCGCTATGCTGAAAGGTGGTGGGATTCGTATAACCCGGCTTATCGTCATTTTGACGTGGACTGTACGAATTACGTGTCGCAGTGCCTAAGAGCTGGAGGAGCTCCGGTATGGGGAGCACCGAACCGCAGCCGGGGCTGGTGGTACAGCGGGAGCAACTGGAGCTACAGCTGGTCAGTCGCCCATGCTTTTAGATGGTACTTAAGCGGGGCAAGGCAGGGGTTGACCGCTACAGAAGTGTCTTCCGCTCATGAACTGTCTCCTGGAGATGTAATCTGCTATGATTTCGAAGGGGACGGTCGTTTTGACCATAATACAATTGTTGTGAAAAAAAACAAGGATGGTATGCCGCTTGTTAATGCCCATACATCTAACAGCCGGCATCGCTACTGGGCTTATGAAGATTCTACCGCTTATACCCCCTCTATCCAGTATAAATTTTTCCGTATTGGTGACTGA
- a CDS encoding PrkA family serine protein kinase, with protein sequence MDILKKIQDHREQAEELKWEGTFAEYLELLKEQPYLAQSAHSRVYNMVKDAGVVEEHDHKKFKFFDDDIYGLDEAMEKLVEEYFHPAARRLDVRKRILLLMGPVSGGKSTLVNLLKRGLEKYSYTDRGAVFAIKGCPMHEDPLHLIPNHMREEFHEHYGIRIEGSLSPLNTMRVEQEYSGRIEDVLVERIFFSEDKRTGIGTFSPSDPKSQDIADLTGSIDFSTIAKYGSESDPRAYRFDGELNKANRGVMEFQEMLKCDEKFLWHLLSLTQEGNFKAGRFALISADELIIAHTNEAEYRSFIANKKNEALHSRMIVMPVPYNLKVSQEERIYEKMIRESDIRDVHIAPHTLRVAAMFTILTRLKDSKKASIDVLKKMRLYDGEILEGFSDVDVEELKKEFSDEGMSGIDPRYVINRISSTIIKKELTSINALDVLRSLKDGLSSHASISSDDKDRYLDFISLARKEYDEIAKKEVQKAFVYSYEESAITLMDNYLDNVEAYCNKAKLRDPLTGEELNPDERLMRSIEEQIGVSENAKKAFREEILIRISAYARKGKKFDYQSHERLREAIQKKLFADLKDVVKITTSTKTPDERQLKKINEVVATLVDEHGYNSSSANELLKYVGSLLNR encoded by the coding sequence GTGGATATATTGAAGAAGATACAAGACCACAGGGAACAAGCTGAAGAGTTAAAGTGGGAAGGTACATTCGCAGAATACTTAGAGCTATTAAAAGAACAGCCGTATTTAGCACAATCCGCCCATTCCCGCGTTTATAATATGGTGAAAGATGCGGGCGTCGTGGAAGAGCATGATCACAAGAAGTTCAAATTCTTTGATGATGATATTTACGGATTGGACGAAGCTATGGAGAAGCTCGTTGAAGAATACTTTCACCCGGCAGCCAGACGTCTTGACGTTCGAAAACGTATTCTATTACTAATGGGTCCTGTCAGCGGCGGGAAATCCACGTTGGTCAACTTGTTAAAACGGGGACTTGAAAAGTATTCTTATACAGACAGAGGAGCCGTTTTTGCGATTAAAGGATGTCCCATGCATGAAGATCCGCTTCATTTAATTCCTAACCATATGAGAGAGGAATTCCATGAACATTACGGCATACGAATTGAAGGAAGTTTATCACCATTAAATACGATGAGAGTAGAGCAGGAGTACAGCGGACGAATTGAGGATGTTCTGGTAGAAAGAATCTTTTTCTCAGAGGATAAGCGTACAGGCATTGGTACCTTCAGTCCATCCGATCCGAAATCTCAGGATATTGCGGATTTGACTGGGTCTATCGACTTTTCCACCATAGCGAAGTACGGTTCTGAATCCGATCCTCGTGCCTACCGTTTTGATGGCGAACTGAATAAAGCGAACCGCGGGGTTATGGAGTTCCAGGAAATGCTGAAATGTGATGAGAAATTCTTGTGGCACCTGCTCAGCTTAACGCAGGAAGGAAACTTTAAAGCTGGCCGTTTTGCCTTGATTTCTGCCGATGAATTAATCATTGCCCATACCAACGAAGCAGAGTATCGTTCCTTTATCGCTAATAAAAAGAATGAAGCTTTGCATTCCCGGATGATCGTTATGCCTGTTCCGTATAATTTAAAAGTCAGTCAGGAAGAGCGTATCTATGAAAAGATGATTCGCGAGAGTGATATACGGGATGTGCACATTGCTCCTCATACGCTGCGTGTAGCAGCTATGTTCACAATCTTAACGAGATTGAAAGATTCTAAGAAAGCTTCTATTGATGTATTGAAGAAAATGAGATTGTATGACGGTGAAATCCTGGAAGGCTTCAGCGATGTAGATGTAGAAGAACTGAAAAAAGAGTTTTCTGATGAAGGCATGAGCGGAATTGACCCGCGTTATGTGATTAACCGTATTTCTTCAACGATCATTAAGAAAGAACTAACGTCGATTAATGCGCTGGATGTACTGAGATCTTTGAAAGATGGACTGAGCAGCCATGCATCGATTTCAAGTGACGATAAAGACCGTTACCTTGATTTCATCTCATTGGCAAGAAAAGAGTACGATGAAATTGCGAAGAAAGAAGTACAGAAAGCATTCGTCTATTCCTATGAAGAGTCTGCAATTACACTCATGGATAACTATCTTGATAATGTAGAAGCGTACTGTAACAAAGCGAAACTTAGGGACCCGCTCACTGGTGAAGAGTTAAATCCGGATGAACGCCTGATGCGTTCTATTGAAGAGCAGATCGGGGTGTCCGAGAACGCTAAGAAAGCGTTCCGTGAAGAAATCCTTATCCGCATTTCTGCTTACGCCCGTAAAGGTAAAAAGTTCGATTACCAGTCTCATGAGCGTCTGAGAGAAGCTATTCAGAAGAAACTGTTTGCTGATCTGAAAGATGTGGTTAAGATTACAACATCGACCAAAACGCCGGATGAACGCCAGTTGAAGAAGATTAATGAAGTTGTCGCTACGCTTGTCGATGAACATGGGTATAATTCAAGTTCTGCCAATGAGCTATTAAAATATGTGGGCAGTCTATTAAACCGATAA
- a CDS encoding IS3-like element ISHaha3 family transposase (programmed frameshift) — MSKLTSQEKYLIVQRYLTENVSFRDLEKELGVDSSSIRYWVKLSEYHGSEAFDFPYTNYSAAFKLKVIQSIEEEEYSIREASAMFHIPDFSMVRRWRKKWLEGGKEALESTRKGPTHMTSHKKKEGSMDSYEALKKENERLRMENAYFKKVRDLSSKKESISKEEQAQVIDELRFHFPVKQLTEIADIPRSTYYHWKEKQLEPKTDRPLKELITSIFKEHKGRYGYRRIENELRNLGHEVNHKKVYRLMKELGLQSTVKMKKYRSYKGKVGQTAPNILNRNFKADQPNQKWVTDITEFKLFGEKLYLSPVLDLFNEEIITYTIGSRPTYSLVNNMLDQAFERLHPSDELVMHSDQGWHYQMAPYRKKLKDHQVTQSMSRKGNCHDNAVMENFFGIMKSEFLYLREFESVAHFKQELEEYIHYYNHKRIKSKLRISPISYRARFQESA; from the exons ATGTCTAAACTTACTTCTCAAGAAAAGTACCTGATCGTCCAACGTTATCTCACGGAAAATGTCAGTTTCCGTGACTTAGAAAAAGAGTTGGGAGTGGATAGTTCTTCCATCCGTTATTGGGTGAAATTATCCGAATATCATGGTAGTGAAGCCTTCGACTTCCCCTATACAAACTATTCAGCTGCCTTTAAACTGAAAGTAATTCAAAGTATAGAGGAAGAAGAATATTCGATTCGAGAAGCTTCAGCTATGTTTCACATCCCCGATTTCTCCATGGTACGCCGATGGCGTAAGAAGTGGCTGGAAGGCGGAAAAGAAGCCCTTGAATCTACAAGGAAGGGGCCAACACACATGACGTCTCATAAGAAAAAAGAAGGTTCAATGGATTCTTATGAAGCCTTAAAGAAAGAGAATGAACGCTTACGGATGGAAAATGCATACT TTAAAAAAGTTAGAGACCTTAGCTCAAAAAAAGAAAGCATCTCGAAAGAAGAACAAGCGCAAGTAATCGATGAGTTAAGGTTTCATTTTCCAGTTAAACAACTGACGGAAATAGCTGATATCCCTAGAAGTACCTATTACCATTGGAAAGAAAAGCAACTCGAGCCAAAAACGGACCGACCATTAAAGGAGCTTATCACCTCCATTTTTAAAGAACATAAAGGTCGCTACGGCTATCGCCGCATTGAAAATGAGCTTCGTAATCTAGGTCATGAAGTGAACCATAAAAAAGTCTATCGTCTTATGAAAGAACTGGGGCTTCAGTCTACGGTGAAAATGAAGAAATATCGTTCTTATAAAGGGAAAGTTGGTCAAACGGCTCCAAACATCTTAAATCGGAATTTCAAGGCGGATCAGCCGAATCAGAAATGGGTGACAGACATTACGGAGTTCAAGCTATTTGGCGAGAAGCTTTATCTTTCCCCTGTCTTAGATCTATTCAATGAAGAAATCATCACGTACACAATTGGTTCCAGACCCACCTATTCCTTGGTGAACAACATGTTAGACCAAGCATTTGAACGCCTTCATCCATCGGATGAACTGGTTATGCACTCCGACCAGGGATGGCATTACCAAATGGCTCCCTATCGAAAGAAATTGAAAGACCATCAAGTTACCCAAAGCATGTCCAGAAAAGGGAATTGTCATGATAACGCCGTTATGGAGAACTTTTTCGGTATCATGAAATCGGAATTCCTTTATTTAAGAGAATTTGAAAGTGTGGCCCATTTCAAACAAGAATTAGAGGAATATATCCATTATTATAATCATAAACGCATCAAATCGAAGCTCAGAATAAGCCCCATTTCCTATCGAGCCCGCTTTCAAGAATCGGCGTGA
- the ppx gene encoding exopolyphosphatase, whose protein sequence is MSKSYYAIIDVGSNTMRLVIYLREKGGRLREIENVKAVARLRNHLKKDNRLSEEGIRTLLTTLTSFKEVAQSYQLEEMVCVATATIRQATNQEEITEKVSDHTGFDMRILSEHEEAYYGYLAVVNSTPLTEGITVDIGGGSTEVTYFKDRELVEAYSFPFGALTLQQDFFKKELPTEDEMSNLRQYLMEQFNTLPWLQKRKVPLVGIGGGARNLVQIDQNLKEYPLAGLHQYKMKDSDLSFVKNYLFTLPMKKLQKVEGLSKDRADIILPATEVFHSLYDVSQSSGFILSRKGLRDGVFYEQLTRDMGTNLFPNVLEESIQELVTDYDLSVKQINHVQHLSNELFHQLHEKGIGGLRKKDWQEVKRASYVFNLGDYIDSEASSQHTFYLLANRTIDGLMHMERLRLALLASFKNKTLFKQFLHPYKKWFLKDERKKLRLLGALLKFCYCLDSTRRQTVENLELEVDGDDLNMTLYCKGEWMPEEYQAEKQKKHLEKSLKKSINLSFVEK, encoded by the coding sequence ATGTCAAAAAGTTATTACGCCATTATCGATGTAGGTTCCAATACGATGCGTCTCGTTATATATTTAAGGGAAAAAGGCGGGCGGCTTCGTGAAATTGAAAACGTAAAAGCAGTAGCCCGGCTGCGTAATCATTTGAAAAAGGACAACCGTCTTTCTGAGGAAGGAATCCGGACCCTCTTGACCACCCTGACAAGCTTTAAAGAGGTTGCGCAAAGCTATCAACTGGAAGAAATGGTCTGTGTAGCTACCGCAACGATTCGTCAGGCTACCAATCAGGAGGAAATCACTGAAAAAGTATCCGATCACACAGGATTTGATATGAGAATTCTTTCTGAACATGAAGAAGCCTACTATGGATATTTAGCCGTTGTTAACTCAACGCCTCTGACCGAGGGAATTACTGTAGATATCGGTGGAGGAAGTACGGAGGTTACATACTTCAAAGACCGGGAGTTGGTGGAAGCTTATAGTTTTCCGTTCGGAGCTCTCACGCTGCAGCAGGACTTTTTCAAAAAAGAACTGCCGACCGAAGATGAAATGTCGAATCTCCGTCAATATTTAATGGAACAATTCAATACGCTGCCATGGCTTCAAAAAAGAAAAGTACCTCTAGTTGGAATCGGCGGGGGTGCACGTAACCTTGTGCAGATTGATCAGAACCTTAAAGAGTATCCGCTCGCTGGTCTGCATCAATACAAAATGAAAGACAGTGATTTATCGTTTGTCAAAAACTATCTATTCACACTCCCAATGAAAAAACTGCAAAAGGTGGAGGGGCTGTCCAAAGACCGAGCGGACATTATTCTGCCGGCTACAGAGGTTTTCCATTCTTTATACGATGTGTCTCAATCCAGTGGATTTATTCTAAGCCGCAAAGGGTTACGTGACGGTGTTTTTTATGAGCAGTTAACAAGAGACATGGGCACGAATCTGTTTCCAAACGTACTGGAAGAAAGCATCCAGGAGCTGGTCACGGATTATGATTTAAGTGTGAAGCAGATTAATCATGTGCAGCACCTCTCGAATGAGCTGTTCCATCAGCTCCATGAAAAAGGCATCGGCGGCTTGAGGAAGAAAGACTGGCAGGAAGTAAAACGGGCGAGCTATGTTTTTAATCTGGGTGATTATATTGACAGTGAGGCCAGCTCCCAGCACACCTTTTACCTGTTAGCCAACCGTACGATTGACGGCCTGATGCATATGGAGCGCCTACGTCTTGCTCTTCTTGCTTCTTTCAAGAATAAGACGCTCTTCAAACAATTCCTTCATCCTTATAAAAAGTGGTTTCTAAAGGACGAGCGTAAAAAGCTCCGCCTTTTAGGAGCGCTGCTTAAATTCTGTTACTGCCTGGACAGTACGAGGCGTCAGACCGTAGAGAATCTTGAATTAGAGGTCGACGGAGATGATCTGAATATGACCCTTTACTGTAAAGGGGAATGGATGCCGGAGGAGTATCAGGCGGAAAAACAGAAAAAACATTTAGAAAAATCCCTTAAGAAGAGTATTAATCTTTCATTTGTGGAAAAATAA
- the trmL gene encoding tRNA (uridine(34)/cytosine(34)/5-carboxymethylaminomethyluridine(34)-2'-O)-methyltransferase TrmL, which yields MPNHIVLFQPEIPANTGNIARTCLATNSVLHLIRPLGFSTEDRMLKRAGLDYWHDVTINYHDSIEDLYQAYPEGDYYYIENFGTKSYVDFDFASPEKELFFVFGRESDGIPNELLEGLEDRCLRVPMTGEVRSLNLANTVSIILFETLRQQGFPNLIK from the coding sequence ATGCCGAACCATATTGTTTTGTTTCAACCTGAAATTCCTGCAAACACAGGAAACATCGCTCGTACGTGTCTGGCTACAAATTCCGTACTTCATTTGATCCGTCCGCTTGGATTTTCTACAGAGGACCGGATGCTGAAGCGGGCAGGGCTGGATTACTGGCACGACGTAACGATTAATTATCATGATTCAATTGAAGATTTATATCAAGCTTATCCTGAAGGAGACTATTATTATATAGAGAATTTTGGTACTAAATCATATGTAGACTTCGATTTTGCGTCTCCTGAAAAGGAGTTGTTCTTTGTTTTCGGACGGGAAAGTGACGGGATTCCGAATGAACTTCTTGAAGGCTTGGAAGATCGCTGTCTGCGTGTTCCGATGACAGGGGAAGTCCGTTCTCTGAACCTTGCGAACACGGTGTCCATCATTCTATTTGAAACGCTTAGACAGCAGGGATTTCCCAATTTGATTAAATAA
- the lipA gene encoding lipoyl synthase has translation MAKNQEHVRKPDWLKIKINTNKSYTGLKKLMRDKKLNTVCEEARCPNIHECWSERKTATFMILGDTCTRGCRFCAVKTGLPNELDWGEPERVAESVEIMGLKHVVVTAVARDDLNDGGAAVFGETVKAIRRRVPGCTVEILPSDMKGDYESLHTLMGGEPDIFNHNIETVRRLTKKVRARAMYDRSLELLQRVKDIRPDTPTKSSLMVGLGETKEEIAEAMDDLLAHNVDIMTIGQYLQPTKKHLNVERYYHPDEFEELKQIALEKGFKHCEAGPMVRSSYHADEQVNNTSAQRRIKYMQGYESQGETLDKTNF, from the coding sequence ATGGCAAAAAACCAGGAACACGTAAGAAAGCCCGATTGGCTGAAAATTAAAATTAACACCAACAAGTCTTATACAGGACTTAAGAAACTAATGCGCGATAAAAAATTAAACACCGTTTGTGAGGAAGCTCGCTGTCCGAACATCCACGAATGCTGGAGTGAACGAAAAACAGCGACCTTCATGATCCTCGGTGATACATGTACGCGCGGCTGCCGCTTCTGCGCCGTTAAAACCGGACTTCCAAATGAACTGGACTGGGGCGAGCCGGAACGTGTTGCAGAATCTGTAGAAATCATGGGACTGAAACACGTGGTCGTAACCGCCGTAGCCCGTGATGACTTAAATGACGGCGGTGCTGCTGTCTTTGGTGAAACGGTTAAAGCAATCCGTCGCCGTGTTCCTGGATGTACCGTTGAAATTCTTCCATCTGATATGAAAGGCGATTACGAGAGCTTACATACTCTGATGGGCGGAGAGCCTGACATCTTCAACCACAATATAGAAACCGTACGCCGGTTGACGAAAAAAGTTCGTGCCCGCGCCATGTATGACCGCTCCTTAGAGCTTTTGCAGCGTGTAAAGGATATCCGTCCGGATACACCTACAAAGTCAAGCTTAATGGTCGGTCTGGGAGAAACCAAAGAAGAGATTGCGGAAGCTATGGACGATCTTCTAGCTCACAACGTTGATATAATGACCATCGGCCAGTATTTGCAGCCGACAAAGAAACACTTGAACGTTGAGCGCTATTACCATCCAGATGAGTTTGAAGAGCTGAAACAGATCGCACTAGAGAAAGGGTTTAAGCATTGCGAAGCCGGTCCAATGGTACGTTCTTCTTACCACGCTGATGAGCAGGTAAATAATACTTCTGCCCAGCGCCGTATTAAGTATATGCAAGGCTATGAATCTCAAGGAGAAACACTGGATAAAACAAACTTTTAA
- the queG gene encoding tRNA epoxyqueuosine(34) reductase QueG: MDYHELKEQVIAYSKEIGIDKIGFASADVFGELKARLKRQEALGYQSGFEKGDVDERTEPGRLLPGAQSIISIAMAYPSKMHDAPKSRKGDRRGLFCRASWGEDYHTVLRDRLNKLGAYLQELFPDVELKSMVDTGELSDRAVAERAGIGFSGKNCAIITPEFGSYVYLAELVTNIPFAPDEPVQEGCGDCNICVDACPTGALVQGGQLNAQRCIAFLTQTKDFLPDEFRSKIGNRLYGCDTCQTVCPINRKKDFHHHEEFEPDPEVVKPKLTPLLSISNRQFKEKFGSISGSWRGKKPIQRNVILALAHYRDETSISELIRLMNEDPRPVIRGTAAWGLGKIGTSDCFTAIKDAMINEKDEQVIYEMEKGLQFEKI; this comes from the coding sequence ATGGATTATCATGAGCTTAAAGAACAGGTGATCGCGTATAGTAAGGAAATTGGAATTGATAAAATAGGCTTTGCCTCAGCCGATGTGTTTGGCGAGTTAAAAGCCAGGTTGAAACGGCAGGAGGCTCTCGGCTACCAGTCCGGATTTGAAAAAGGCGATGTAGATGAACGGACGGAACCCGGACGCCTGCTTCCAGGGGCTCAGTCGATTATTTCCATCGCGATGGCTTACCCTTCCAAAATGCACGATGCTCCTAAAAGCAGAAAAGGAGACCGTCGAGGGTTATTCTGCAGAGCCTCCTGGGGCGAAGATTACCATACTGTACTGCGAGACCGTCTTAATAAGCTAGGAGCTTATCTACAGGAATTGTTTCCGGACGTGGAACTTAAATCGATGGTGGATACGGGTGAACTGTCCGACCGCGCCGTAGCGGAACGGGCGGGAATTGGTTTCAGCGGTAAAAATTGTGCGATCATTACTCCTGAGTTCGGATCATATGTATATTTAGCGGAACTTGTAACGAATATCCCATTTGCCCCTGATGAGCCTGTCCAGGAAGGTTGCGGGGATTGTAATATATGCGTGGATGCGTGTCCAACTGGCGCTCTTGTCCAGGGAGGGCAATTAAATGCCCAGCGCTGTATCGCTTTTCTGACACAGACGAAAGACTTCCTGCCAGATGAATTCCGAAGTAAAATCGGCAACCGTCTATACGGCTGTGACACTTGTCAGACAGTCTGTCCGATTAATAGAAAGAAAGATTTTCATCATCATGAGGAATTTGAGCCGGATCCAGAGGTGGTTAAACCGAAGCTGACACCGCTGTTGTCCATTTCAAACCGCCAGTTCAAAGAGAAATTCGGATCGATTTCCGGATCGTGGCGAGGCAAGAAACCAATTCAGCGAAATGTGATATTGGCCCTTGCTCATTACCGGGATGAGACGTCTATCAGTGAGTTAATTCGATTAATGAATGAGGACCCAAGGCCCGTCATTAGAGGAACCGCGGCCTGGGGGCTTGGAAAAATCGGAACATCCGATTGTTTTACGGCCATTAAGGATGCTATGATAAATGAGAAAGATGAACAAGTCATTTACGAGATGGAAAAAGGACTTCAATTTGAAAAAATATAA
- a CDS encoding lipoate--protein ligase family protein, with protein METWYFVDSGHCTPAMNMALDEALMSWHRQGEIPPVLRFYGWAPAGLSVGYFQKVKGKIDLEGVERHGFDLVRRQTGGRAVLHDKELTYSVIVSEDHPDMPASVKDAYLVLSKGLLEGFHNLGIEAEFAVPEGKLDTTGSAVCFEEPSWYELIAEGRKAAGSAQTRKKGVILQHGSIPIDVDDVKLFDMFIYKNERIKERARRAFGDKAAAINQLLDKSVTFDQTKEAFREGFEKGLDIHLEPFELSDEQWKEVEKIAEERYRTEEWNFSR; from the coding sequence ATGGAAACATGGTACTTTGTCGATTCTGGTCATTGTACACCAGCCATGAATATGGCTCTGGATGAAGCATTGATGAGTTGGCATCGCCAAGGTGAAATCCCTCCGGTACTTCGCTTTTACGGATGGGCACCAGCAGGCCTTTCCGTGGGATACTTCCAAAAGGTAAAAGGTAAAATTGACCTGGAAGGTGTCGAACGTCATGGCTTTGACCTCGTTCGCCGTCAGACTGGAGGTCGTGCTGTCCTTCATGACAAGGAATTAACGTACAGTGTTATTGTTTCCGAAGATCATCCGGACATGCCAGCTTCCGTGAAAGATGCTTACCTTGTTCTTTCAAAAGGACTTCTGGAAGGTTTTCATAATCTCGGTATTGAAGCTGAATTCGCCGTTCCCGAGGGAAAACTGGATACAACTGGTTCAGCCGTGTGTTTTGAAGAGCCTTCCTGGTATGAATTAATTGCGGAAGGCAGGAAAGCTGCCGGAAGTGCACAGACAAGGAAAAAGGGTGTTATTCTTCAACATGGATCTATTCCTATTGACGTAGATGATGTAAAACTTTTTGATATGTTTATTTATAAGAATGAACGCATCAAAGAGCGGGCTCGCCGCGCATTTGGAGATAAAGCCGCAGCGATCAATCAACTGCTGGACAAGAGCGTAACATTTGATCAGACGAAAGAGGCTTTTAGAGAAGGATTTGAAAAAGGGCTTGATATCCATTTAGAACCTTTTGAACTTTCCGATGAGCAATGGAAAGAAGTAGAAAAAATTGCAGAAGAACGCTATCGCACAGAGGAATGGAATTTTTCCAGATAA
- a CDS encoding methylated-DNA--[protein]-cysteine S-methyltransferase produces the protein MNHRSFLYYDSFITPLGPITVLANDEGVCRIDFGEFEERHSAYQSWKKKHLLRGEFVYDPEQKYVRQTKEELNEYFDGKRTQFSIPLICYGTDFQRGVWRTLVNQIPYGETRSYKEIASTMLSPKAIRAVGGAVNQNPFAIVVPCHRVIGSNGKLVGYAGGLEKKRHLLDFEKQYTVVPFTN, from the coding sequence ATGAACCATAGGTCTTTTTTATATTATGATTCTTTTATAACTCCTCTCGGACCTATTACGGTTTTAGCGAATGATGAGGGAGTTTGTCGTATTGATTTCGGCGAATTTGAAGAACGTCATTCCGCCTATCAATCCTGGAAAAAGAAGCACTTACTCAGAGGTGAATTCGTTTATGATCCTGAGCAGAAGTATGTCAGGCAGACAAAAGAAGAATTAAACGAATACTTTGATGGGAAAAGAACGCAATTTTCAATTCCTTTGATTTGTTATGGAACAGATTTTCAACGCGGTGTCTGGAGAACGCTGGTTAATCAAATACCTTATGGCGAAACACGCTCCTATAAAGAAATTGCTTCCACGATGCTTTCTCCAAAGGCCATTCGAGCGGTCGGAGGGGCTGTGAACCAAAACCCATTTGCTATCGTTGTACCCTGTCACCGGGTGATCGGAAGTAACGGCAAGCTTGTGGGTTACGCAGGCGGTCTTGAGAAGAAGCGTCACTTACTGGATTTTGAAAAACAATACACGGTCGTACCTTTTACGAACTAG